In Solibacillus isronensis, the following are encoded in one genomic region:
- a CDS encoding enoyl-CoA hydratase, with protein MNFETINLEIAERKATLTLNRPNAMNAMDFTMMRELADCFEALHNEKDIQILIIRGEGRVFSAGGDVKMMVSSDDFSDFGTIMQDISRLVKAYYTLPMITIAQIHGAAAGLGFSLALGSDIIVAEQSSKLAMNFIGIGLVPDGAGHFFMKERLGTPKAKQMIWEGKVLSGDEALTLGLIDYNVEDGQALVTVDQLVGKLLASPILAKIETKLILHNANLPVLEQILEGESAGQVKMRQTQDHLEGIQAFVGKRMPQFEGK; from the coding sequence TTGAATTTTGAAACAATTAACTTGGAAATTGCGGAGCGAAAAGCAACATTAACATTAAATCGCCCAAATGCTATGAATGCAATGGATTTTACGATGATGCGCGAGTTGGCGGATTGCTTTGAAGCGCTACATAATGAAAAGGATATTCAAATTCTTATCATTAGAGGGGAAGGGAGAGTCTTCTCTGCTGGTGGCGATGTAAAAATGATGGTTTCATCAGACGACTTTTCTGATTTTGGAACAATTATGCAAGACATTTCACGTTTAGTGAAGGCTTACTATACACTTCCGATGATTACGATTGCACAAATTCATGGAGCTGCAGCCGGTTTAGGATTTAGTCTGGCATTAGGAAGCGATATCATCGTTGCGGAGCAATCTAGTAAATTAGCGATGAACTTTATCGGAATCGGTTTAGTTCCTGACGGTGCAGGACACTTCTTTATGAAGGAACGTCTCGGGACACCAAAAGCAAAGCAAATGATATGGGAAGGAAAAGTGTTAAGCGGCGATGAAGCGTTAACATTAGGACTCATTGATTATAATGTGGAAGATGGTCAGGCATTAGTAACAGTTGACCAACTTGTTGGCAAGCTGTTAGCATCACCAATTTTGGCGAAGATTGAAACTAAGCTGATATTGCATAATGCGAACTTGCCTGTGTTAGAGCAGATATTGGAAGGCGAATCGGCAGGACAGGTGAAAATGCGCCAAACACAAGACCATTTAGAAGGTATTCAGGCTTTCGTTGGAAAGAGAATGCCGCAATTTGAAGGAAAGTAA
- a CDS encoding FAD-binding dehydrogenase produces the protein MYYDAIVIGAGLAGLTAVCQLIDAQKKVLLVDQEPENSIGGQAFWSFGGLFLVDTPEQRRLGIKDSKELAWQDWRGSAGFDRLEDEDYWAYEWAKAYVDFAAGEKYDWLKSQGIQFFPVVGWAERGGALAGGHGNSVPRFHIVWGTGPAIVEAFSNKVLEASESGLIDYLPRHQVTDLMTEDGAVTGIQGNILENSIIRRGEESSREIIGTFEYTADAVVVASGGIGANLELIKENWPSRLGLPPENMVSGVPAFVDGKMLEITERAGGRIVNRDRMWHYTEGLKNWDPIWKNHGIRILPGPSSMWFDATGNRFKAPNFPGFDTLSTLEAIQKTGYDYSWFILTEKIIEKEFALSGSEQNMDLTNKSIKDVLKRVLPGPPKAVQAFKENGEDFVIADSLKDLVDGMNKLAGNDLLDFMQIKEQILARDREIENLFSKDAQINAMHGARNYIGDKLIRAAKPHKILDPKAGPLIAVRLNILTRKTLGGLQTDLNGQVINDEGNPVQGLFAAGEVSGFGGGGVHGYRSLEGTFLGGCLFTGLQVGKYLANYKPVPNKAKVLEV, from the coding sequence ATGTATTATGATGCAATCGTAATTGGAGCGGGGTTAGCAGGATTAACTGCGGTTTGTCAGCTCATAGATGCGCAAAAAAAGGTATTGCTTGTTGATCAAGAGCCCGAAAATTCAATCGGAGGTCAGGCATTTTGGTCATTTGGGGGACTGTTTTTAGTAGATACCCCTGAACAAAGAAGGTTGGGTATAAAAGACAGTAAGGAGCTCGCATGGCAAGATTGGCGCGGTTCTGCAGGATTCGACCGGTTAGAGGATGAAGATTACTGGGCATATGAATGGGCAAAGGCCTATGTAGATTTTGCAGCGGGAGAAAAATATGATTGGCTAAAATCACAGGGCATTCAATTTTTCCCGGTTGTTGGCTGGGCAGAGCGTGGAGGTGCTTTAGCTGGCGGACATGGGAATTCGGTTCCCCGCTTTCATATCGTTTGGGGAACTGGACCCGCGATTGTAGAGGCATTTTCGAATAAAGTATTGGAAGCTTCGGAAAGTGGTTTAATCGATTATTTGCCACGTCACCAAGTAACGGATTTAATGACTGAAGATGGTGCAGTTACCGGCATTCAAGGCAATATTTTAGAAAATAGTATCATTCGCCGCGGGGAAGAAAGTTCAAGAGAAATCATCGGAACATTTGAATATACAGCTGATGCAGTCGTAGTAGCTAGCGGTGGCATCGGAGCAAATTTAGAACTTATCAAAGAAAATTGGCCGTCACGACTAGGTCTTCCACCGGAAAATATGGTGTCCGGCGTACCTGCATTTGTTGATGGGAAAATGCTCGAAATTACCGAGCGGGCAGGCGGACGGATCGTCAATCGAGACCGGATGTGGCATTATACGGAAGGGTTGAAAAACTGGGATCCGATATGGAAAAACCATGGGATTCGTATATTACCCGGACCGTCATCGATGTGGTTTGATGCAACAGGAAACCGATTTAAAGCACCGAACTTTCCCGGTTTTGATACCCTCAGCACACTAGAAGCAATTCAAAAAACAGGGTATGACTATTCCTGGTTTATTTTGACGGAAAAAATAATTGAAAAGGAATTTGCATTATCCGGTTCTGAGCAAAATATGGATCTGACAAATAAAAGCATAAAGGACGTGCTGAAGCGTGTTTTACCAGGGCCGCCTAAAGCCGTTCAGGCATTCAAAGAAAACGGGGAAGACTTTGTCATAGCGGATAGTTTAAAAGATTTAGTGGATGGTATGAATAAACTGGCAGGTAATGACTTGCTTGATTTTATGCAAATTAAAGAACAGATTTTAGCGCGGGACCGTGAAATCGAAAATCTCTTCTCAAAAGATGCACAAATTAATGCTATGCATGGAGCGAGAAACTATATCGGTGATAAATTGATCCGTGCAGCCAAGCCCCACAAAATTTTGGATCCGAAAGCTGGCCCGTTAATTGCCGTACGCTTAAATATACTCACAAGAAAAACATTAGGGGGATTACAAACCGATTTAAACGGGCAAGTAATAAATGACGAGGGCAACCCTGTTCAAGGACTCTTTGCGGCAGGAGAAGTCAGCGGCTTTGGTGGCGGTGGGGTACATGGTTACCGCTCATTGGAAGGGACGTTTTTAGGAGGATGCTTATTTACTGGATTGCAGGTCGGTAAATATTTAGCCAATTATAAGCCGGTACCGAACAAAGCTAAAGTGTTAGAAGTATGA
- the serA gene encoding phosphoglycerate dehydrogenase produces MTATQLIEKATKTINVFIADPLSDDGIFPLRQETELNLNIIVDTGLSPEQLIARIADVDVLLVRSQTTVTREVIEAAKNLKLIGRAGVGVDNIDLNAATEYGIIVVNAPDGNTNSAAEHTIAMMTSLARFIPQAFNTLKNGKWDRKSYVGVELKNKTLGVIGMGRIGAEVAYRAKGQRMDVIAYDPFLTEERAKELGITKGTVDEVCAAADFVTVHTPLLPETRNIINKERFAIMKDGVRIINCARGGIINEDDLYDAIVEGKVAGAALDVFVQEPATDHKLLTLPQVIATPHLGASTVEAQESVAVDVSNDIIKFFKTGTVTNPVNMPSIPKEKLAEVEPFFALAEKLGKFLIQVTEESIKQLNISYAGEVANFDVRPLTANAIKGLLSTNHGSHVNDVNARYLAERIGIQINEHKTTTAKGFTNLITVEIVTETEKHTVAGTLLNGLGARIVKVEGFVVDVIPNGNLLYIKNQDKPGSIGRVATKLAEKDINIATMQVGRDQIGGSAVMMLVVDNEVTTEDLIFVAQLENIDEVKAISL; encoded by the coding sequence ATGACAGCAACACAATTAATCGAAAAGGCAACAAAAACAATCAACGTATTCATTGCAGATCCACTAAGTGATGACGGGATTTTCCCGCTTCGTCAAGAAACAGAATTAAATTTAAACATCATCGTCGATACAGGATTATCTCCAGAACAATTAATCGCTCGAATTGCAGATGTGGATGTATTACTTGTCCGCTCTCAAACAACTGTTACACGCGAAGTTATTGAAGCAGCGAAAAACTTGAAGTTAATCGGGCGTGCCGGTGTAGGTGTTGATAACATCGATTTAAATGCCGCGACAGAGTACGGAATTATTGTTGTAAACGCTCCAGACGGGAACACGAACTCTGCGGCTGAGCATACAATCGCAATGATGACATCACTTGCCCGCTTTATTCCACAAGCATTCAACACATTAAAGAATGGTAAATGGGATCGTAAATCTTATGTTGGGGTTGAACTTAAAAACAAAACATTAGGTGTAATTGGGATGGGCCGTATCGGTGCTGAAGTGGCTTACCGTGCAAAAGGTCAACGTATGGACGTGATCGCCTATGACCCATTTTTAACTGAAGAGCGTGCAAAAGAATTAGGTATTACAAAAGGTACTGTTGACGAAGTATGTGCTGCAGCCGACTTTGTAACAGTTCATACACCACTTTTACCTGAAACTCGTAACATCATTAACAAAGAACGCTTTGCCATTATGAAAGACGGTGTCCGTATTATCAACTGTGCTCGCGGCGGTATCATTAACGAAGATGATTTATACGATGCGATTGTTGAAGGTAAAGTAGCTGGTGCTGCACTAGATGTATTCGTACAAGAGCCCGCAACAGACCATAAACTGTTAACATTGCCGCAAGTGATTGCAACACCTCACTTAGGTGCATCTACAGTGGAAGCACAGGAATCAGTAGCAGTCGACGTATCAAACGATATTATTAAGTTCTTTAAAACAGGTACTGTAACAAATCCGGTAAACATGCCATCTATTCCGAAAGAAAAGCTTGCGGAAGTAGAGCCATTCTTCGCATTAGCTGAAAAGCTTGGTAAGTTTTTAATTCAGGTTACAGAAGAAAGCATCAAACAATTGAACATTTCTTACGCTGGTGAAGTCGCTAACTTTGATGTACGCCCATTAACAGCAAATGCTATTAAAGGTCTGCTTTCAACGAACCACGGCTCTCACGTAAATGATGTAAATGCACGTTACTTGGCTGAGCGTATCGGCATTCAAATTAATGAGCATAAAACAACAACTGCTAAAGGCTTCACAAATTTAATTACGGTCGAAATCGTGACAGAAACAGAAAAACATACTGTAGCTGGTACGTTATTAAATGGTCTTGGTGCCCGCATCGTTAAAGTGGAAGGTTTCGTAGTGGATGTTATTCCTAACGGCAACCTGCTTTACATTAAAAACCAAGATAAGCCAGGTTCAATCGGCCGTGTAGCTACTAAGCTGGCAGAAAAAGATATCAATATCGCAACAATGCAAGTAGGTCGCGATCAAATCGGCGGCTCTGCAGTCATGATGCTTGTCGTAGATAATGAAGTAACAACAGAAGATTTAATTTTTGTAGCACAACTTGAAAATATTGATGAAGTAAAAGCCATTTCACTTTAA
- a CDS encoding polysaccharide deacetylase family protein — MRKILYFLLIVFCIVGVSLVNNGRVHAAAPSATIKITAIETGVFDETLKQKVITLSKATPVIVLSEADGWAEVQYKTVIGYIPSEYLMSATPQYMLVQAKEEPLVRVTNKQESEIKGKLHLNTIVELYGSATADFVFVKYGRLTGFVNQQALVKPASKAMIVKSSADLVVREIASSSSTEIGVLRKNSPVKMLTNLKGWAFVTTDKLSGYVLTNGLVTPPVEKEKPEKPEKPVNPKPATDKKIALTFDDGPHPKVTRQILKTLEKYEAKATFFVVGQEVKEHPEILKAVYNAGHEIGNHTFNHERLTTLTPEEIKKQIQSTDAIIKSTIGQRATVFRPPYGSYDETITDQLNVPNVLWTIDTLDWKHRDPEKTVLAVKEHAKNGSIILMHDIHQATADALDDVLATLQKQGFEFVTVSELLGK, encoded by the coding sequence TTGAGAAAAATACTTTATTTCTTATTAATTGTTTTCTGTATCGTTGGTGTTTCCCTAGTAAATAACGGGCGTGTCCATGCAGCAGCCCCTTCTGCCACAATTAAAATCACGGCAATAGAGACCGGAGTATTTGATGAAACTTTAAAGCAAAAAGTGATTACACTGTCTAAAGCAACACCCGTTATCGTACTTTCAGAAGCGGATGGATGGGCTGAAGTTCAATATAAAACGGTGATCGGCTATATTCCAAGCGAATATTTAATGTCTGCAACCCCTCAATATATGCTCGTACAAGCGAAAGAAGAGCCACTTGTGCGTGTGACGAATAAACAAGAGAGCGAGATTAAAGGAAAACTTCACTTAAATACAATTGTAGAGCTTTACGGATCTGCAACTGCCGACTTTGTTTTTGTAAAATACGGACGTCTTACCGGTTTTGTCAATCAGCAGGCACTTGTGAAACCTGCTTCAAAAGCGATGATCGTCAAAAGCTCAGCCGATTTAGTTGTAAGAGAGATTGCCAGTTCTTCGAGTACTGAAATTGGTGTATTACGTAAAAACAGCCCTGTTAAAATGCTTACTAATTTAAAAGGTTGGGCGTTTGTCACAACGGATAAGCTATCTGGCTATGTGCTGACGAACGGACTGGTTACACCACCAGTTGAAAAGGAGAAACCAGAGAAGCCAGAGAAACCAGTTAATCCTAAACCAGCAACGGATAAGAAGATCGCCTTAACATTCGATGATGGCCCCCACCCAAAGGTGACGAGACAAATTTTAAAAACATTGGAGAAGTATGAGGCAAAGGCGACGTTTTTTGTTGTAGGGCAAGAGGTGAAGGAACATCCAGAAATTTTAAAAGCCGTATATAACGCGGGCCATGAAATCGGCAACCACACATTTAATCATGAAAGACTGACAACATTAACACCTGAGGAAATAAAGAAGCAAATCCAGTCAACCGATGCAATTATTAAATCGACTATCGGTCAACGGGCAACCGTCTTCCGCCCGCCGTATGGGAGCTATGATGAAACCATTACTGATCAATTAAATGTTCCGAATGTGCTGTGGACAATTGATACACTTGACTGGAAGCATCGTGATCCAGAAAAAACGGTGCTGGCAGTAAAAGAACATGCAAAAAATGGGAGTATCATATTAATGCATGATATTCATCAGGCAACCGCCGATGCATTGGATGATGTGCTTGCAACACTACAAAAACAGGGCTTCGAATTTGTGACTGTCTCCGAACTGTTAGGAAAATAA
- a CDS encoding DNA polymerase III subunit delta: MVNNNICRCENCGRTNNSVQINPITIDHHTAYLCLACEHVLHLPENKNRFFSLVRSKNRKQANPEMLGVHSILSAFIAVGVLFFVAIAALGVAQSADIVTLPLFETESILINEYLSFLQLKSL, translated from the coding sequence ATGGTAAATAATAATATATGTCGCTGTGAAAACTGCGGCCGCACAAACAATTCAGTACAGATCAATCCGATAACGATTGATCATCATACAGCATACCTTTGTTTGGCATGTGAACATGTGCTTCATTTACCTGAAAACAAAAACCGCTTCTTCAGCCTTGTACGCAGTAAAAATAGAAAACAGGCCAATCCGGAAATGCTAGGAGTTCACAGTATATTGTCTGCATTTATTGCAGTTGGTGTCTTATTTTTCGTTGCGATTGCAGCATTAGGAGTAGCGCAAAGTGCTGACATTGTGACATTGCCACTATTTGAAACGGAATCTATTTTAATAAATGAGTATTTATCTTTTTTACAGCTAAAATCATTGTAA